Proteins co-encoded in one Listeria ivanovii subsp. ivanovii genomic window:
- the mltG gene encoding endolytic transglycosylase MltG, producing MKNNTKGKKITIIISIIIIILVIATFSGYYYVKSQLEPRDEANKENVIVEIPAGSSISDISTILENKKVINNASIFSFYVKYNNDANLKAGNYELSPSMNTDQIVKKMQDGKTVAPEKLIVPEGYTLDQIADRIVAYQPKLKKADVLETMDNPDFIATMMDKYPETVTSDVLNKDIKHPLEGYLYPATYTFKDTNATAETIIEEMVKATDLNIAKYRDELAKQKMSVHDFLTMSSIIEKEATENVDRKKIASVFYNRLAEDMRLQTDPTVLYALGKHKSKTTYADLEVDSPYNTYRNKGLPPGPISNSGESSMEAALYPEKTDYLYFLANTKTGEVYFSKTLEEHNKLKEEHITKNN from the coding sequence ATGAAGAATAATACAAAAGGAAAGAAAATTACAATCATTATTTCTATTATTATTATAATTTTAGTGATTGCTACTTTTTCCGGATACTATTATGTAAAATCACAATTGGAACCAAGAGATGAAGCAAATAAAGAGAACGTTATTGTGGAAATCCCAGCTGGTTCAAGTATTTCGGATATTTCTACTATTTTAGAAAATAAAAAAGTAATCAATAATGCTTCGATCTTTTCTTTTTATGTAAAATATAATAATGATGCTAATTTAAAAGCCGGTAATTACGAGCTAAGTCCCTCGATGAACACAGATCAAATCGTGAAAAAAATGCAAGATGGTAAAACCGTTGCGCCAGAAAAATTGATTGTTCCAGAAGGATATACCCTAGACCAAATTGCTGATAGAATTGTTGCTTATCAACCTAAATTAAAAAAAGCAGATGTTTTAGAAACAATGGATAATCCTGATTTTATTGCAACGATGATGGATAAATATCCAGAAACGGTAACAAGTGATGTATTAAATAAAGATATTAAACATCCGCTTGAAGGATACCTTTACCCAGCAACATACACATTTAAGGATACAAATGCAACAGCAGAAACTATTATTGAAGAAATGGTCAAAGCAACGGATTTAAACATTGCTAAATACCGAGACGAACTAGCTAAACAAAAAATGTCTGTGCATGATTTTTTAACTATGTCTTCCATTATTGAAAAAGAAGCGACAGAAAATGTTGACCGTAAAAAAATTGCAAGTGTTTTTTATAATCGACTAGCAGAAGATATGCGTCTACAAACAGATCCGACCGTTCTTTATGCGCTTGGAAAACACAAAAGTAAAACAACTTATGCAGATTTAGAAGTAGATTCTCCGTATAATACTTACAGAAATAAGGGATTACCACCAGGTCCGATTTCGAATAGTGGTGAATCTTCTATGGAAGCAGCTCTTTATCCTGAAAAAACGGATTATCTATATTTCTTAGCCAACACAAAAACAGGAGAAGTGTATTTCTCAAAAACTTTAGAAGAGCACAATAAATTAAAAGAAGAACATATTACAAAAAATAATTAA
- a CDS encoding DedA family protein: MLHTFIQSLQDFTMWLVDSLGHWGIFLGMLIESVCIPLPSEVIMLFGGFMAEAGKLNFWLVVFAGIAGNLVGSLIAYYIGKYGGRALVLKFGKYIFLNVKHLDKAELWFGRYGARAVFFGRVLPVIRTFISLPAGIAKMNVWKFVIYTILGCIPWNIFLTWLGYTLGSNWSVVEKYTRPISYVMLALVVGIVIYLAYKVWNKRARGAK, translated from the coding sequence ATGTTGCATACGTTCATACAAAGTTTACAAGATTTCACCATGTGGTTGGTTGATTCGCTTGGTCATTGGGGAATTTTCCTTGGTATGTTGATTGAAAGTGTTTGTATCCCGCTTCCTAGTGAAGTCATTATGCTGTTTGGTGGTTTTATGGCAGAAGCTGGAAAACTAAATTTCTGGTTGGTTGTTTTTGCTGGGATTGCTGGAAATCTGGTTGGTTCGCTTATTGCCTATTATATTGGTAAATATGGCGGTAGAGCGTTAGTATTAAAATTCGGGAAATATATTTTTTTAAATGTGAAACACTTAGATAAAGCAGAACTTTGGTTTGGCCGTTATGGTGCTAGAGCCGTTTTCTTCGGTCGGGTTTTACCGGTTATTCGAACATTCATTTCCTTGCCTGCTGGGATTGCTAAAATGAATGTTTGGAAATTCGTTATTTATACGATTTTAGGTTGTATCCCGTGGAATATTTTCCTCACTTGGCTTGGCTATACACTCGGTTCGAATTGGAGCGTGGTAGAAAAATATACCCGCCCGATTAGTTATGTAATGTTAGCTTTAGTTGTTGGAATTGTAATCTACCTTGCTTATAAAGTATGGAATAAACGCGCTAGAGGCGCAAAATAA
- a CDS encoding DUF1292 domain-containing protein, producing the protein MAEEHNHNHEEENIIWITNEEGKEEAYEILFDFDSEAFEKSYVLYFPAGKSEDEEIEILASSYIQDEEGKQGQLQPVETDDEWDMIEEILATFLADEDEE; encoded by the coding sequence ATGGCAGAAGAACATAACCATAACCACGAAGAAGAAAATATTATTTGGATTACAAATGAAGAAGGAAAAGAAGAAGCATACGAAATTCTTTTTGATTTTGATTCCGAAGCTTTTGAGAAATCATATGTATTATACTTCCCAGCAGGTAAAAGCGAAGATGAAGAAATCGAAATCCTTGCATCTAGCTACATTCAAGATGAAGAAGGCAAACAAGGCCAACTTCAACCAGTAGAAACAGATGATGAGTGGGATATGATTGAAGAAATCCTCGCAACATTTTTAGCTGACGAAGACGAAGAATAA
- the ruvX gene encoding Holliday junction resolvase RuvX, with the protein MRIMGLDVGSKTVGVAISDPLGWTAQGVETIQIDEKRKQFGYDRVKELVLEYEVEKVVVGLPKNMNNTIGPRAESSKIYAEVLEARIGLPVVLWDERLTTTAAERTLIEADVSRKKRKEVIDKLAAVMILQSYLDTTN; encoded by the coding sequence ATGAGAATAATGGGTTTAGATGTCGGCTCTAAAACAGTCGGCGTAGCGATAAGTGATCCACTAGGTTGGACTGCACAAGGTGTTGAAACCATTCAGATTGACGAGAAACGAAAACAATTCGGCTATGATCGAGTGAAAGAACTAGTGCTCGAATACGAAGTCGAAAAAGTGGTTGTCGGTCTTCCAAAAAACATGAATAATACCATCGGCCCTCGTGCGGAAAGTTCTAAAATATATGCAGAAGTACTGGAGGCAAGAATTGGTTTGCCTGTGGTACTCTGGGATGAACGTTTAACAACAACTGCTGCTGAAAGAACTTTAATCGAAGCAGACGTTTCGCGTAAAAAGCGAAAAGAAGTCATCGATAAGTTAGCTGCAGTGATGATTTTACAGTCCTATTTGGACACTACTAATTAA
- the reoM gene encoding IreB family regulatory phosphoprotein ReoM: MDSKDQTMFYNFGDDSIEEDVKKLMKQVYVALEEKGYNPVNQIVGYLLSGDPAYIPRHKDARSMIRRLERDEIIEELVKAYLKNNEIGEK; the protein is encoded by the coding sequence ATGGATTCAAAAGATCAAACAATGTTTTACAACTTCGGCGATGACTCAATTGAAGAAGATGTAAAAAAATTAATGAAACAAGTCTACGTTGCTCTTGAAGAAAAAGGCTATAATCCCGTTAATCAAATCGTTGGTTACTTACTTTCAGGTGATCCTGCTTATATTCCTCGCCATAAGGATGCTAGAAGTATGATACGCCGGTTAGAACGAGATGAAATTATCGAGGAACTTGTCAAAGCGTATCTGAAAAATAACGAAATTGGTGAGAAATGA
- the alaS gene encoding alanine--tRNA ligase codes for MKQLSSAEVRQLFLDFFKEKGHTIEPSAPLVPNNDPTILWINSGVATMKKYFDGSVIPDNPRMANAQKSIRTNDIENVGKTARHHTFFEMLGNFSIGDYFKEGAIEFAWEFLTSPKWIGFDPDKLYVTVYPEDEEAKTIWREKIGLTDEHIVEIEDNFWDIGIGPSGPDSEIFYDRGPAFGDDENDPELYPGGENERYLEIWNLVFSQFNHNPDGTYTPLPKQNIDTGMGLERMVSIIQDAPTNFETDLFMPIIREVEQISGVKYASETENDVAFKVIADHIRTVAFAIGDGALPSNEGRGYILRRLLRRAVRYAKVLNINEPFMYKLVPVVGKIMNSFYPEVENQTDFIQKVIRTEEERFHETLNEGLAILETILENAKKTDEQVIQGADIFKLYDTFGFPVELTEEYAEDHGLKVDHAGFEAEMKEQRDRARSARADVKSMQVQGELLANLTEKSTFVGYNTTEYVSEILYIIQNDALVDEVAAGSEAQLIFKETPFYAESGGQVADKGTIQSETGLAYVDDVQKAPNKQNIHRVVVKEGVLTTGDTVKLSVDKVKRRETVKNHTATHLLHRALKDTLGEHVNQAGSLVSPDRLRFDFSHFGQITEEELTKMEEIVNEKIWEQIEVVIEEMPIAEAKELGAMALFGEKYGDIVRVVQVGKYSIELCGGVHVRNTADIGLFKIVSETGIGAGTRRIEAVTGKAAYHFVTEQENTLKHAANILKTTSKETPQKIELLQAELREVRRENDSLLSKLASAASADIFESLEEIGGVNVIAKQVTAKDMNQLRQFVDNWKDKKIGGILVLGAVQGDKVNLISAVSEDAIKAGYHAGKLLKEVATRCGGNGGGRPDMAQAGGKNPAELGSALDYVSTWVKEQQA; via the coding sequence ATGAAACAATTATCAAGTGCAGAAGTAAGACAATTATTTTTAGATTTCTTTAAAGAAAAAGGGCATACAATCGAACCTAGCGCGCCGCTTGTTCCAAATAATGATCCAACAATTCTTTGGATTAATAGTGGTGTTGCAACTATGAAAAAATATTTTGATGGTTCTGTCATTCCTGATAACCCAAGAATGGCTAATGCGCAAAAATCAATTCGGACAAATGATATTGAAAATGTTGGTAAAACAGCACGTCATCATACTTTTTTTGAAATGCTGGGGAATTTTTCGATTGGGGACTATTTTAAAGAAGGAGCAATTGAATTTGCTTGGGAATTTTTAACAAGTCCGAAATGGATTGGCTTTGATCCGGATAAATTATATGTAACGGTTTATCCAGAAGATGAAGAAGCAAAAACCATTTGGCGCGAAAAAATTGGCCTAACGGATGAGCATATTGTCGAAATTGAAGATAATTTTTGGGATATCGGTATTGGTCCAAGTGGTCCAGACAGCGAAATTTTCTATGATCGTGGACCTGCTTTTGGTGATGATGAAAATGATCCAGAACTATATCCAGGTGGCGAAAATGAGCGTTACTTAGAAATCTGGAATTTAGTATTTTCTCAGTTTAACCATAATCCAGATGGTACTTATACTCCACTTCCTAAACAAAACATTGATACTGGGATGGGGCTTGAACGGATGGTTTCGATTATTCAAGATGCACCAACAAACTTTGAAACAGATCTTTTCATGCCGATTATTCGTGAAGTCGAACAAATTTCTGGCGTGAAATATGCAAGTGAGACGGAAAATGATGTGGCATTTAAAGTTATCGCTGACCATATCCGTACAGTAGCCTTTGCAATTGGCGATGGAGCTTTACCATCGAATGAAGGCCGCGGCTATATTTTGCGTCGTTTACTTCGCCGTGCCGTTCGTTATGCTAAAGTATTGAACATTAACGAGCCATTTATGTATAAATTAGTTCCCGTAGTTGGAAAAATCATGAATAGCTTCTATCCAGAAGTAGAAAACCAAACTGATTTCATCCAAAAAGTTATTCGTACAGAAGAAGAACGTTTCCATGAAACATTGAATGAAGGCTTAGCTATCCTAGAAACTATTTTGGAAAATGCGAAAAAGACAGATGAACAAGTCATTCAAGGAGCAGATATTTTCAAATTATACGATACATTTGGTTTCCCAGTGGAATTAACGGAAGAATATGCAGAAGACCATGGCTTGAAAGTAGATCACGCTGGCTTTGAGGCGGAAATGAAAGAACAACGTGACCGCGCTCGTTCTGCAAGAGCCGATGTGAAATCCATGCAAGTCCAAGGCGAGCTATTAGCAAACCTTACAGAAAAAAGTACATTTGTTGGCTATAACACAACCGAATACGTTTCCGAAATTCTTTATATTATTCAAAATGACGCACTTGTCGATGAAGTAGCTGCTGGTAGTGAAGCACAACTAATTTTCAAAGAAACACCTTTCTATGCGGAAAGCGGTGGTCAAGTAGCTGATAAAGGAACGATTCAAAGCGAAACAGGCCTTGCTTATGTGGATGATGTCCAAAAAGCACCGAATAAACAAAATATCCACCGCGTCGTTGTGAAAGAAGGCGTATTAACAACTGGCGATACAGTAAAACTATCCGTCGACAAAGTGAAGCGTCGGGAAACAGTTAAAAATCATACAGCAACCCATTTACTACACCGTGCTTTAAAAGACACACTCGGTGAGCACGTTAACCAAGCTGGCTCACTTGTTTCTCCAGATCGTTTGCGTTTTGACTTCTCTCACTTCGGTCAAATTACAGAAGAAGAATTAACCAAAATGGAAGAAATTGTGAACGAGAAAATTTGGGAACAAATTGAGGTTGTTATTGAAGAAATGCCAATTGCAGAAGCAAAAGAACTTGGCGCGATGGCGTTATTTGGTGAAAAATATGGCGATATCGTCCGCGTTGTCCAAGTTGGTAAATACAGCATTGAATTATGTGGTGGTGTCCACGTTCGTAATACCGCAGATATCGGTTTATTTAAAATCGTTTCTGAAACAGGTATTGGCGCAGGAACAAGACGTATCGAAGCAGTAACAGGAAAAGCAGCGTATCATTTTGTAACCGAACAAGAAAATACTTTAAAACATGCTGCAAACATACTAAAAACAACAAGCAAAGAAACGCCGCAAAAAATCGAATTACTACAAGCGGAGTTACGTGAAGTTCGTCGTGAAAATGACTCACTACTAAGCAAACTAGCAAGTGCAGCGAGTGCAGATATTTTTGAATCACTAGAAGAAATCGGCGGGGTTAATGTTATTGCGAAACAAGTAACTGCAAAAGACATGAACCAACTACGTCAATTTGTCGATAACTGGAAAGATAAAAAAATCGGTGGCATCCTTGTTTTAGGAGCTGTTCAAGGCGATAAAGTGAACCTGATTTCCGCAGTATCAGAAGACGCAATCAAAGCAGGTTATCATGCTGGTAAATTGTTAAAAGAAGTTGCTACTAGATGTGGTGGAAATGGCGGCGGACGCCCTGATATGGCGCAAGCTGGTGGTAAAAATCCTGCAGAGCTAGGAAGCGCGCTTGATTACGTTTCCACATGGGTAAAAGAACAACAAGCATAA
- a CDS encoding ABC transporter ATP-binding protein: MTKILTFENIHYWYKTKEESILCDINYDFESGIFYTVVGSSGSGKTTFLSLAGGLDTQKEGDIYYKGSSLKSIGLQKFRNQYVSIVFQSYNLLTYMTALQNVTTAMEITHVNQPDKKEFALKMLEKVGITEKMARQKVLTLSGGQQQRVSIARALCCETELIVADEPTGNLDERTSKEVVTLFQNLAHKEGKCVIMVTHDPEIANVSDIKLTLKNGSFVEKKQSSNSLINS, from the coding sequence ATGACCAAAATATTAACCTTTGAAAATATTCATTATTGGTACAAAACAAAAGAAGAATCGATTTTATGTGATATAAATTATGATTTTGAATCAGGAATTTTTTATACCGTTGTCGGAAGTTCTGGTTCAGGTAAAACAACCTTTTTATCTCTAGCAGGTGGGCTTGATACGCAAAAAGAAGGGGATATTTATTATAAAGGTAGTTCTTTAAAGAGCATTGGACTACAAAAGTTCAGAAATCAATATGTATCGATTGTTTTTCAAAGTTATAATTTGTTAACCTATATGACAGCACTTCAAAATGTAACTACTGCTATGGAAATCACCCATGTAAACCAGCCGGATAAAAAAGAATTCGCACTGAAAATGTTAGAAAAAGTAGGAATTACCGAAAAAATGGCTCGTCAAAAAGTGTTGACATTAAGTGGCGGACAGCAACAACGGGTTTCGATTGCACGCGCTTTATGTTGTGAAACCGAACTAATTGTCGCGGATGAACCAACTGGCAATTTGGATGAACGAACAAGTAAAGAAGTAGTTACTTTATTCCAAAATTTAGCACATAAAGAAGGAAAATGTGTCATTATGGTAACTCATGACCCAGAAATCGCTAATGTATCTGATATCAAATTAACATTAAAAAACGGAAGCTTTGTCGAAAAGAAACAATCGTCAAACAGTTTAATAAACAGTTGA
- a CDS encoding ABC transporter permease, with protein sequence MNFFKRAWLSMKARKGRSVLQLIIFTVVCVLILSGFTIQSAADKASELAREQLGGTVTLTVNQEKQMKEMQEASSNSDSSSEDAKPKFESNPIDVSDANDLAKLTHVASYNYYSSTQALASGFDPIESSGDTSSSSSDDSSTTSQGPGGEGDSNAPKMMDADLSISGLLDSATSTDFEAGTSELTNGVAITADDTDKNVAMVEETLAEQNDWKVGDSFTVTSSDGETKVKLKIVGIYKTSDSGSDMAQNFSFLNPYNKVYVPYTVANTIKGADYKNTVDSAVYTMDDAANISAFEKEAKKVDSIDWDTFKLDANDTLYQQMIGPINSVASFSKNVVYIVSIAGALILGLLVMMQVRDRKYEMGVLLAIGEKRGKLVAQFFVEILIVALVSFGLAAASSHYVAQIAGNQLLSQQNSSATTETSTTENRGPGGGGGQGGPGGFSQSVSNLTQNTEQIKELDIQVTLEDMLKMGGIGIGIAFISVLLPAAFVLRMNPKTILTKQE encoded by the coding sequence ATGAATTTTTTTAAGAGGGCATGGCTCAGCATGAAAGCAAGAAAAGGAAGATCAGTATTACAATTGATTATTTTCACAGTTGTCTGTGTACTTATTTTATCAGGCTTTACTATTCAATCCGCTGCAGATAAAGCGAGCGAATTAGCAAGAGAGCAACTTGGGGGAACGGTGACGCTAACTGTAAATCAAGAAAAGCAAATGAAGGAAATGCAAGAAGCGTCTTCAAATAGTGATAGCAGTTCTGAGGACGCAAAACCTAAATTTGAAAGTAATCCAATTGACGTTAGTGATGCAAATGATTTAGCAAAATTAACGCATGTAGCAAGCTATAATTATTATTCAAGTACACAAGCGCTTGCCTCAGGATTTGATCCGATTGAATCTTCTGGTGATACTTCATCGTCTTCTAGTGATGACTCATCCACTACTAGCCAAGGTCCAGGTGGTGAGGGAGATAGCAATGCTCCAAAAATGATGGATGCAGACTTAAGTATTAGCGGACTTCTTGATTCAGCGACGTCTACGGACTTTGAAGCAGGTACAAGTGAGCTTACTAATGGTGTAGCAATTACAGCGGACGACACCGATAAAAATGTGGCAATGGTAGAAGAAACATTAGCAGAACAAAATGATTGGAAAGTAGGAGATTCATTCACAGTAACTTCTAGTGATGGTGAGACAAAAGTAAAACTAAAGATCGTTGGTATTTATAAAACAAGTGATTCAGGTAGTGATATGGCGCAAAACTTTTCTTTCTTAAATCCTTATAACAAAGTATATGTTCCTTATACAGTTGCAAACACGATTAAAGGAGCAGATTATAAAAATACAGTAGACTCTGCTGTTTATACGATGGATGATGCAGCAAACATTTCTGCTTTTGAAAAAGAAGCGAAAAAAGTAGATAGCATTGACTGGGATACATTCAAATTAGACGCTAACGATACACTTTATCAACAAATGATTGGTCCAATTAATAGCGTGGCTTCATTCTCTAAAAATGTGGTTTATATTGTCAGCATTGCTGGTGCATTAATTTTAGGATTGCTCGTCATGATGCAAGTACGTGATCGTAAATACGAAATGGGTGTATTACTTGCAATCGGTGAAAAACGTGGTAAATTAGTTGCCCAATTCTTTGTAGAAATTTTGATTGTAGCATTAGTTTCATTTGGATTAGCTGCAGCAAGCAGTCACTATGTGGCACAAATTGCAGGTAACCAATTACTTTCGCAACAAAATTCTTCTGCTACAACGGAAACAAGTACTACCGAAAATCGTGGTCCAGGTGGCGGTGGCGGTCAAGGTGGCCCAGGTGGATTCTCACAAAGTGTTAGTAATTTGACGCAAAACACCGAACAAATTAAAGAACTAGATATTCAAGTAACATTAGAAGATATGCTGAAAATGGGTGGAATTGGCATTGGAATCGCCTTTATTTCTGTATTGTTACCAGCAGCATTCGTTCTTCGTATGAATCCAAAAACAATTTTAACTAAACAGGAGTAG
- the pieR gene encoding two component system response regulator PieR: protein MKLLMIEDNVSVCEMIEMFFIKEEINATFVHDGKLGYETFLKEDFDIAIIDLMLPNMDGMTICRKIREVSDMPIIILTAKESESDQVLGLEMGADDYVTKPFSPLTLMARIKAVTRRKNSSTLAETDEDILETTYFKISKRTREIFYQGELLDALTPKEFDLLYFLMKHPRQVFSREQLLEQVWGYQFYGDERTVDVHIKRLRQKIATETKPFLHTIWGVGYKFDETE, encoded by the coding sequence ATGAAACTACTTATGATTGAAGATAATGTGAGTGTATGTGAAATGATTGAAATGTTTTTCATAAAAGAAGAAATTAATGCCACGTTTGTGCATGATGGCAAACTAGGCTATGAGACTTTTTTAAAAGAAGACTTTGATATCGCCATTATTGATTTAATGCTTCCGAACATGGATGGAATGACAATTTGTCGCAAAATCCGCGAAGTCAGTGATATGCCGATTATTATTTTAACGGCGAAAGAATCCGAATCTGATCAAGTGCTTGGTCTAGAAATGGGCGCTGATGATTATGTTACTAAACCATTTAGTCCCCTTACTTTGATGGCACGAATAAAAGCAGTAACTCGTCGTAAAAATAGTTCAACTTTGGCAGAAACAGATGAGGATATTCTAGAAACAACCTATTTTAAAATTAGTAAACGAACTCGAGAAATTTTTTATCAAGGTGAATTACTGGATGCATTAACACCAAAAGAATTTGATTTGCTTTATTTCTTGATGAAGCACCCAAGACAGGTTTTCTCAAGAGAACAATTGCTAGAGCAAGTCTGGGGTTACCAATTTTACGGAGACGAACGAACAGTTGATGTTCATATTAAACGTTTACGCCAAAAAATTGCTACAGAAACGAAGCCATTTTTACACACTATTTGGGGTGTAGGCTATAAATTCGATGAAACGGAATGA
- the pieS gene encoding two component system sensor histidine kinase PieS, whose translation MKRMKFKYAYQLFFTQFIILLIACIMIGLLVSHSLKDYFYQSQVDDLTSYGETIAMDIRHSPQDATAQVLNTYQRILDVKRIHYTIKNADDETIYPTQMNQPLPKDFSISSEDKKKLESGKTVSKKIDNRFNQEMTIVYVPLMNGDNFVGSIVLNSPISGTEQVIGTINQYMFYTILLSITVALILSAIISKLQVNRINKLRAATKDVIQGNYQTRLKENNFDEIGALAIDFNKMTTTLEASQEEIERQEKRRRQFIADVSHEMRTPLTTISGLTEGLVNDIIPKSETDRCIALIDTEARRLTKLVNENLDYEKIRSNKIRLQKTRFNARDFLELIKEQLDYVATEKGNTIILAIDSELNIYADYDRLTQVFINIVKNSVQFTENGQITLAGYQDYKEMVLTITDTGIGMNTEELEQIWERFYKADMSRTNTAFGESGIGLSIVKQLIEYHDGTITVTSEPNKGTTFTIRLPFFQDNEQ comes from the coding sequence ATGAAGCGAATGAAATTTAAATATGCCTATCAACTCTTTTTTACACAATTTATCATATTACTAATAGCTTGTATTATGATTGGACTACTTGTCTCTCATTCACTTAAAGATTATTTTTACCAAAGCCAAGTAGATGATCTAACAAGTTATGGGGAAACAATTGCGATGGATATTCGTCATTCCCCGCAAGATGCAACTGCACAAGTGCTGAATACTTATCAGCGGATTCTGGATGTCAAAAGAATTCATTATACAATTAAAAATGCGGATGATGAAACGATTTATCCCACACAAATGAATCAACCTCTTCCAAAAGATTTCTCGATTTCTAGTGAGGATAAGAAAAAATTAGAAAGCGGCAAAACAGTAAGTAAAAAAATCGATAATCGTTTTAACCAAGAAATGACGATTGTTTATGTCCCACTCATGAATGGAGATAATTTTGTTGGTTCCATTGTATTAAACTCACCGATTAGCGGTACAGAGCAAGTGATAGGAACAATAAATCAATATATGTTCTACACTATTTTACTTTCTATTACAGTAGCTCTAATTCTTAGTGCAATCATCTCCAAACTGCAAGTGAATCGGATTAATAAACTACGAGCTGCAACAAAGGATGTTATCCAAGGAAATTATCAAACACGTTTAAAAGAAAATAATTTTGATGAGATTGGCGCACTTGCAATTGACTTCAACAAAATGACTACAACACTAGAAGCCTCTCAAGAAGAAATTGAGCGTCAAGAAAAACGACGGCGTCAATTTATTGCAGATGTTTCTCATGAGATGCGCACCCCACTCACAACGATCAGTGGTTTAACAGAAGGCTTAGTGAATGATATTATTCCAAAAAGTGAAACAGATCGTTGCATTGCCTTAATTGATACGGAAGCGAGACGATTAACTAAACTTGTTAATGAAAATCTCGATTATGAAAAAATTCGTAGCAATAAAATCCGCTTGCAAAAAACACGCTTTAATGCACGAGATTTCCTAGAATTAATTAAAGAACAACTAGATTATGTCGCAACTGAAAAAGGAAATACGATTATACTTGCTATTGATAGCGAGTTAAATATTTATGCCGATTACGATCGTTTAACACAGGTCTTTATCAATATTGTTAAAAATAGTGTCCAATTCACCGAAAATGGTCAAATTACTTTAGCAGGTTATCAAGATTATAAAGAAATGGTTCTAACGATTACAGATACTGGTATTGGTATGAATACCGAAGAACTTGAACAAATTTGGGAAAGGTTTTATAAAGCAGATATGTCACGAACAAATACTGCATTTGGTGAATCTGGCATCGGACTTTCCATTGTGAAGCAGTTGATTGAATACCATGATGGGACAATCACTGTTACAAGTGAGCCTAACAAAGGAACCACTTTCACTATTCGTCTCCCATTTTTCCAAGATAACGAACAATAA